A segment of the Chloroflexota bacterium genome:
GTAAATGACGAGCCTGTGGGTCCCAAAACGTCTCTGGCCGACCTCATCCTCAAGTTTAAGCCAGGCCAAACTGTAGAGATCACCTACCGGCGTAAAGGGGAGGAACGGACCATCGAAGTACGGCTCGGGGAAAACCCCAAGAAACCAGGCACTGCCTACTTGGGTGTAACTTATGCCAGCATAACACCTATTGAACTAAAGGGGCAAACGAATTGACGTGGCTATCGCTCACCCTTAGGTCTAATATTCCTTCGCCTGTTCCTCTCCCCTCAGTACACGCAGCACGCCCTGCGCCATAGCCAGCATTTCGTCTTCACCAGGGTAGAGGAGGAGCGGCGCAATCCACTCCACCCGCTCGCGTATCCAAGCAACTAGCATCTCGGAGTAAGCCAGGTTGCCAGTGAGCACGATGGCATCCACATCTCCCTTGAGGACGGTGGACATAAGGCCTATTTCCTTGGCGATCTGATAAGCCATGGCCTCATAGATCAAGCGGGCATGCTCATCGCCGGCGGCAATGCGCCGCTCCACCTCGCGGGCGTCATTTGTCCCTAAGTGAGCCACCAGACCGCCTTGCCCCGCGATTTTCCTGAACATTTGATCATAGGTGTACCGCCCCGAGTAGCACATCCGGATCACGTCGCCAACGGGCAGTCCACCTGCCCTCTCTGGAGCGAAGGGACCGGTGCCGTCGAGCGCCTGGTTGACATCCACCATACGCCCACGCCGGTGTGCACTGACGGAAATACCCCCGCCCAAATGCACCACCACGAGGTTAAGGTCCTCGTATGGCTCCCCCAAGTCCTTTGCCGCTCGGCGGGCGACAGCCTTGAGATTCAGGGCATGGGAGAGGCTTCGCCGCTCGATCTCGGGCAAACCGGAGATACGGGCGATGTCATCGAATTCATCCACACACACAGGGTCCACAACGAAAGCGGGGATGCTCGCAGCCGTTGCGATCTCATGAGCGATGATCGCCCCCAGATTCGAGACATGCTCGCGTTCTTTGGGGGCACGCAGTTCTGCCAGCATCTTCTCATTGACCCGGTAGGTGCCGCTGGAGATGGGACGCAGGATACCACCCCGTCCTACGACAGCGTGCAGAGATTGGAGAGATACCTCCTTCTCTTCAAGGAAACGCAAGACCGCATCGCGCCGTAAGGGATACTGATCGGGGATGCGAGGGTAGGCAGCCAATTCCGTGCTCGAATGCGAGATGTTCTGCGCGTGCAGCGGCACCTCATCCTCATAGACTGCCACTTTGGTAGATGTGGAACCGGGATTGATCACCAGGATGCGATAGTGAACGGGTTCAGATGTCGGTGATGGTCTGCTCATGGATAACACTCCTTCACTCTGGCTGGCACTGCGGGCAGATACGCGTCCCACGCCCCCCAACCATGAGTCGTTGGATATTCGCCCCACAACGAGGACAGGTTGCTTGCTCCCGCCCGAAGACCCGCAGTTCGCCTTGGTAATGTCCCTCCTGGCCGTGGGCATCGCGATAGGAGCCATCGAAAGTGGTGCCCCGGCCAGCGATGGCCGACCGCAACACCAGGTGAATGGCATCGTAGAGGCGGTGGACTTCGTCGGGCGATAGGGTATTGGCACGTCGTCGCGGATGAAGGCGGGCAACGAAAAGGGCTTCATCTGTATAAATATTGCCTAAGCCAGCCAAGAATCGCTGATTTAGCAACAGGGGCTTGAGTGCCCCGCGCCTTCGCGCCAGCATGGCAGCGAATTGCTCTGGGGTGAAGTCCTTGGCCAGTGGTTCGGGACCCAGTTCCCGTACTATCTCACTGGCATCGCAGACCAAGTAGACCCGCCCGAATTTGCGTTGGTCACAGTAGCGCAGCTCGCGCCCATCGGCCAAACGGAATATCACGTGATCGTGCGGGTCACGCGGGTTTTGGCCAGGTCGCAGGAGCAATTGGCCGGTCATCCGCAGGTGAAAGAGCAAAGCGCCGCCGCCCGAGAGGTGCAAGACCAGGAACTTCCCCCGTCGCCCCACATCGAGGACGCTTTGTCCACATAAGTTGCGCGAAAACTCATTGGCCGAGTGAGTGGCCACGATCGCCGGCCAGTGTATTTCCACCTCAGTGAAAGTCGCGCCCACTAACTCCCGGCGCAGATCCGTGGCGATCGTTTCGACCTCAGGAAGTTCGGGCATCGGAGCGCTTCCTGAACCACCAGGCCCCCACGAGTGATAACGGGATTGCCAGCGAGAAAGGACACACAGATGGACGTGGGGGCGGTGTCTCTGTGGGAGAGGCAGTAGATATAGGTTGGGGAGTCTGCGAGCGGGGCGACAGCCCCAATTCAGCACGCCAGCGGGCGTCGAGTTCGTTGTAGTCGAAGCCATACACCTGGACTAGTGCTTCCTCGGGCGTATATTTGCCGGTCTTGATCGTCTCGATCAACTGCGCCATCTTCTCCTTGCCATAGGTGCGCAGCATGAAATCCACCAGCATATACACCTCGCCATAGAAAAGGTCCACCTGCGAGGGATCACCGGAGTAGGCAGAGAGCGATCGCACTGAGATGAGCGTGTCATTGCGGATAGCCCTTTCGACGGCTGCGCGGCGGTCGGCGCTTAAAGGACCCTCGGCATACATCGCCAAACCCTCGTCGAGCCAGCGGGGTAGATCGGTGTACGGGTTCTGCACCGCCAGGCCGGCTACAATGTGGCTGAGTTCGTGGGCTATGGTCTCGTTGATCTCTTCGTGCGCGCCCAGGAGAAGCAGCGTATCCTTTTCGGCCGCGACACCCAGGGTCAGCACGGATTCGTCATAGACCTCGCCGCGAGAGGCAAGGGCTGCGCTCATATCTCGCTGGTTGGCGTAGACCCAGATCTTCACTGGCTGCTCCAATATCACACCCATGCTCTCCTGGATGCGATCCAGGGCCTCCCTGGCCACGTCGAGCAAATGGCGGGCTTCGGCTTCCCTGCCACTGTAGTAGTACAGCACCAGGTTGCCCTCGCTGATGGAGCGCCAGTCGAAACGTTCATCGCGGTAGAGATATTTCTGGCGTCTCGTCACCAGGGTGTTGCCAGCCGCGTCGGCTATGGCCCACCAATACTCCAATTCGGTGCCGGGCGAGAGTTGCCCACGCTTCAGCGACCAGGTGTGATCCAGCGAAATTCGTGTGGCCGGGGGAAAGTCAAGATCTACTCTGATGCGCAGGGGCTTCTCTATCTGGTAATACAATGTAACAGCAGTGATATCGGCAACGGAGCGGGCTTCCAGGTGAAAGACGACCTTCTCCGAGAAAGTCGAGGAGACGGACGATTCGATTACCTGGATTGGTCCTTCGGCAAGGGCATTGAGCG
Coding sequences within it:
- the buk gene encoding butyrate kinase, encoding MSRPSPTSEPVHYRILVINPGSTSTKVAVYEDEVPLHAQNISHSSTELAAYPRIPDQYPLRRDAVLRFLEEKEVSLQSLHAVVGRGGILRPISSGTYRVNEKMLAELRAPKEREHVSNLGAIIAHEIATAASIPAFVVDPVCVDEFDDIARISGLPEIERRSLSHALNLKAVARRAAKDLGEPYEDLNLVVVHLGGGISVSAHRRGRMVDVNQALDGTGPFAPERAGGLPVGDVIRMCYSGRYTYDQMFRKIAGQGGLVAHLGTNDAREVERRIAAGDEHARLIYEAMAYQIAKEIGLMSTVLKGDVDAIVLTGNLAYSEMLVAWIRERVEWIAPLLLYPGEDEMLAMAQGVLRVLRGEEQAKEY
- the mutM gene encoding bifunctional DNA-formamidopyrimidine glycosylase/DNA-(apurinic or apyrimidinic site) lyase codes for the protein MPELPEVETIATDLRRELVGATFTEVEIHWPAIVATHSANEFSRNLCGQSVLDVGRRGKFLVLHLSGGGALLFHLRMTGQLLLRPGQNPRDPHDHVIFRLADGRELRYCDQRKFGRVYLVCDASEIVRELGPEPLAKDFTPEQFAAMLARRRGALKPLLLNQRFLAGLGNIYTDEALFVARLHPRRRANTLSPDEVHRLYDAIHLVLRSAIAGRGTTFDGSYRDAHGQEGHYQGELRVFGREQATCPRCGANIQRLMVGGRGTRICPQCQPE